The nucleotide window CGTTCAATCTTTGCCGGTTCGTAAATCCacagcgcacactggacgctctggcggaggagtagggtcgatcagagctgaactggctaaagttggctagctacttccagacacaaatgagagaacagctcactctgaccattttacttacCCTAGCAGaggtggttaggctgttttcatgttatctagactAGAGCATTGGCGattgtaactgtgctgctggaaaCAATTTAATTACGTGTTTTTTTTTGCTGATGTTTAtggacaccggtcatattcaacgggtgttgcgtGTTCGGAAATTCAttagttattctgcgctctggcacactcagaccagAGTGCTaagaaatcggagtagatagccagagtgaatttacggaTGCACCCTTATTCTATAATATGTTGGGTGTGTTCATAAATTCAAtttggagtgccagagtgcgctctgggcgttcgtaaattcagagcgttgtcagattgcctgttcataaattcagagcgcacactggacgcccTGGCTGAGGAGAAGGGTTTACTGACACCagccatattcaatgggtgttgcaCGTtggtaaattaatcagttattctgtgcACTGGCACACTCAgaagagagtgctctgaaatcggagtagatagacaGAGTgcatttacgaacgcaccctaaattcccccacacacacacacacacacaccaattaggGCGCATAATAATATGAAGCTATTATTTAGGCCTACTGCTGTCATTAGCATTTTTTTTACATAAAAAAAAGAACTCATTTAcaagactctcttatccagagagatttacagaagcaattaggattaagtgcacatcaacagatttttcacctagttggctctgggattcTGGGATTAACTCgaggttcctagggtctccaccgagctaggtaaatatgcttttagttttaatgcaccatattgctggaacaaaattctaaatgtatttcatcttgatgttctgTTGCTGTTCGGGCAATTTCaagtattgattggggacttattCGTGGAGTAATGCAGCTGTTTTTCTTGGTGATTTGTGATGGTTTATCTgtgcttcccatgactgtgtttttgtattttaatgtgtatatacagtacatttggaaagtattcagaccccttgactttttccactttgttatgttacagccttattctaaaatggatttaatcgttttttccccctcaccaatctacacacaataccccataatgacaaagcaaaaacaggtttttagacattttaacaaatacaaataaaaaaatgtaaaactgaaatatcacatttacagttgaagtcggaagtttacatacaacttagccaaatacatttaaactcagtttttcacaattcctgacatttaatcctagtaaaaattccctgttttaggtcagttaggatcaccactttattttaagaatgtgaaatgtcagaataatagtagagagaatgatttatttcagcttctatatctttcatcacattcccagtgggtcagaagtttacatacactcaattagtatttggtagcattgcctttaaattgtttaacttgggtcaaacatttcgggtagccttccacaagcttcccacaataagttgggtgaattttggcccattactcatttacattttagtcatttagcagacactcttatccagagcgacttacagttagtaagtgcatacattatttttttaaattataaaaaaaataaaaatgtcatactggccccccgtattttgtgaagtgcaccagtccctcctgcagcaaagcacccccacagcatgatgctgccacccccgtgcttcacggttgggatggtgttcttcggcttgcaagccacaccccttttcctccaaacataacaattatggccaaacagttctatttttgtttcatcagaccagaggacatttctccaaaaagtacgatctttgtccccatgtgcagttgcaaaccgtagtatggcttttttatggcggttttggagcagtggcttcttccttgctgagtggcctttcaggttatgtcaatataggactcattttactgtggatatagatacttctgtacctgtttcctccagcatcttcacaaagtcctttgctgttgttctgggattgatttgcacttttcacaccaaagtacgttcatctctaggaggcagaacacgtctccttcctgagcggtatgacggctacgtggtcccatggtgtttatacttgcatactattgtttatacagatgaacgtggtaccttcaggcgtttggaaattgctcccaaggatgaaccagacttgtggaggtctacaatcttttttctgaggtcttggctgatttcttttgatttccccatgacgtcaagcaaagaggcactgagtttgaaggtaggccttgaaatacatccacagggacacctccaattgacttaaattatgtcaattagcctatcagaagcttctaaagtcatgacatcattttctggaattttccaagctgtttaaacacacagtcaacttagtgtatgtaaacttctgacccactggaattgtgatacagtgaattataagtgaaataatctgtctataaaataattgttggaaacattacttgtgtcatgcacaaagtagatgccctaaccgacttgccaaaactatagtttgttaacaagaaatctgtgtagtggttgaaaatcaagttttaatgactccaacctacgtgtatgtaaacttccgacttcaactgtacataagcattcagaccctttactcagtactttattgaagcacctttggcaggctttggcagcgattacagcctcaagtcttcttaggtatgacgttacaagcatggcacacctgtattcggggagtttctcccattcttctctgcagatcctctctagtcagcttggatggggaacgttgctgcacagctattttcaggtctctccagagatgttcgatcgggttcaagtccggggtctggctgggccactcaaggacattcagagacttgtcccgaagccactcctgcgttttcttggctgtgtgcttagggtcgttgtcctgttggaaggtgaaccttcaccccagtctgaggtcctgagtgctctggagcaggttttcatcaaggatctctctgtacttggctttgttaatctttccctcgatcctgactagtctcccagtccctgccgctgaaaaacatccccacagaatgatgctgccaacaccatgcttcaccgtagggatggtattggccaggtgatgagcattgcctggttttctccagacgtgacgcttggcattcaggccaaagagatcaatcttggtttcattagaccagataatcttgtttctcaaggtctgacaatcctttaggtgtcttttggcaaactccaagtaggctgtcatgtgcctttaactgaggagtggcttcagtctggccactctaccataaaggcctgattggtggagcgctgcagagatggttgtccttctggaaggttctcttatctccacagaggaactctggagctctgtctgagtgaccattgggttcttggtcacctccctgaccaaggcccttctccccctattgctcagtttggccggttggccagctctaggaagagtcttggtggttccaaacttcttccatttaagaatgatggaggccactgtgttcttggggaccttcaatgatgcagaaatgtctcgacacaatcctatctcggagctctacggacaattctttcaacctcatggcttgggtttggttctgacatgcactgtcaactgggggaccttatatagacagatgtgtgcctttccaaataatgtccaatcaattgaatttaccacaggtggactccaatcaagttgtagaaacatctcaaggatgatcaatggaaataggatgcacccaagctcaatttagagtctcatagcaaagggtctgaatacttatgtaaataaggcatttcgtttttttatttttaataaattagcaaaaatgtctaaaaacctattttcgctttgtcattgtggggtatggtgtgtagattgatgaggggaaagttgtggagatgtacagatcagggttaggttatgaaaaaatatcagaaactttgaacatgcaacggagcaccattaaatccattataagaaaatggaaagaatatggcacaacaacaaacctgccaagagagagccatccaccaaaactcacagaccaggcaaggagggcattaaacagagaggcaacaaagagaccaaagataaccctgaaggaactgcaaagctccacagcggagattggagtatctgttcataggaccactttaagccgtacactccagagagctgggctttacggaagagtgggcagaaaaaaagtcattgcttaaagaaaaaaataagcaaacacgtttggtgttcgccaaatcgcatgtgggagactctccaaacatatggaagaaggtactctggtcagatgagactaaaattgagctttttggccatcaaggaaaacactatgtctggcgcaaacccaacacctttcatcaccccgagagcaccatccccacagtgaagcatggtggtggcagcatcatgctgtggggatgtttttcatcggcagggactgggaaactggtcagaattgaaggaatgatggatggcgctaaatacagggaaattcttgagggaaacctgtttcaatcttccagagatttgagactgggacgggggttcaccttccagcaggacaatgaccctaagcatactgctaaagcaacactcaagtggtttagggaaacttttaaatgtcttggaatggcctagtcaaagcccagacctcaatacaattgagaatctgtggtatgacttaaagattgctgtacaccagcagaacccatccaacttgaaggagctggagcagttttgccttgaagaatgggcaaaaataccagtggctagatgtgtcaagcttatagaaacataccccaagagacttgtagttgtaattgctgcaaaaggggggggggggggggtgaatagttatgcacgctcaagttttcagttttttgtcttatttcttgtatgtttcacaagaaaaaatattttggatcttcaaggtggtaggcatgttgtgtacatCAAATGATACACACCCCccataaatacattttaattccaggttgtaaggcaacaatataggaaaaatgccaagggggtgaatactttcgcaagccactgtaccagtcaaaagtttggacacacctactcattcaagggtttttcattatttttactattttttacattgtagaataataatgaagacataaaaactatgaaataacacatatggaatcatgtagtaatcaaaaaagtgttaaacaaatcaaaatatatgttatatttgagattcttcaaatagccacactttgccttgatgacagctttaaacactcttggcattctctcaaccagcttcatgaggtagtcacctggaatgcattttaattaacaggtgtgccttcttaaaatttaatttgtggaatatctttccttattaatgcgtttgagccattcagttgtgttgtgacaaggtaggggtggtatacagaagatagccctatttggtaaaagaccaagtccatattatggcaagaacagctcaaataagcaaagagaaatgacagtccatcattactttaagacatgaatgtcagtcaatatgcaacatttcaagaactttgaaagtttcttcaagtccagtcgcaaaaaccatcaagcgctatgatgaaactgactctcatgaggaccaccacaggaatggaagactcagatttacctctgctgcagaggataagttcattggagttaccaacctcagaaattgcagcctaaataaatgcttcacagagttcaagtcacagacacatctcaacatcaactgttcagaggggactgtgtgaattaggccttcgtggtcaaattgctgcaaagaaaccactactaaaggacaccaataagaagaagtgacctgcttaggccaagaaacacgaacaatggacattagaccagtggaaatttgtcctttggtctggagtccaaattggagatttttgattccaatcgctgtgtctttgtgagacggtgtgggtgaacggattatctccgcttgtgtagtccccaccgtaaagcatggaggaggaggtgttatggtgtgggggtgatttgctggtgacactgtctgtgatttatttagaattcaaggcacacttaaccagcatggctaccacagcattttgcagtgatacgccatcccatctggtttgggcttagtgggactatcatttgtttttcaacaggacaatgacccaacacacctccaggatgtttaagggctatttaaccaagaaggagagtaatggagtgctgcatcagatgacctggcgtccacaatcacccgacctcaacccaattgagatggtttgggatgagtcggacggcagagtgaaggaaaagcagccaacaagtgctcagcatatgtgggaactccttcaagactgttggaaaagcattccaggtgaagctggttgagagaataccaaaagtgtgcaaagctgtcatcaaggcaaagggtggctatttgaagaatctcaaatataaaatacaatttgatttgttaaacacttttttggttactacatgattccatatgtgttatttaatagttttgatgtcttcactattattctacaatgtataaaatagtaaaaataaagaaaaatccttgaatgagtaggtgtgtccaaacttttgactggtactgtatatagtttGGTTATAATGTGTATATTTGTTTTGTATATACAGGGCGAATTTTTAAAAgcgacctaggtctcaatatgtcttccaagttaaaataaaggtgaaataaaaataaaaaatacattggaaccagcgacctttcggttactggcccaacgctcttatcTGCTAGGCTAATAAACACTAGCCTGGATGTGGTCACAAAATACAACATATATAGATATATCTGGAGAATATTTGGAATGACAAGATATTTTGTCAATGTTCAATTTGGAAAGCAGCAATACAACTCTTCTGTAGCTCCGATAGTAGTCGGACCCCGCCCATTATTCTCACTAAGATATACTGACTAGGGAGATGAGGCTCAATACCATATAAAAAGCAGCAATCCCCTCCTCTGCCACATAAAGATCTGCTTCACCAACTACTGTTTCAGTGGCAGAGAAATATAATCCTGTCGATGCTATTTCATGCACAACGTGGGACAATTTGAAGTGTTTGAAGCTCAAAGGCAAGAGGATAACGAATTACAACCTTTTTCCTGAATATGTAATTGGGGAAAACTCAGTTTTGGGATGCTGGAAAACAAAGAGGgagtaaaacatttttatttattttacctggTAATTTTTTGTTAACCAACTGTTAGAAAAAAAAGACCAAAAAAAGAACATTGAGATTATTTGAATGTGAGATTGTTCATATGACATAATTTTCCCCAGTGGGCAAAAATTAAAGGCTACTTTATCGTGGGATGCTTCGTTAACAAATGTGTCATAATAGTGGATTGGTTGACTTGTCTTATAAGGACCACAGCTTCATCCTTATGGGGTGTGATAACTTGACCAACAGCAACAAGACTTTGCCTGGCAGGCTCCCTTACACTGTGCAGACTTCTGTGCCTCTGACAATACTGGTGGGTATTCTTATTCTCCTCACAGTGTTCGGTAATGTCCTAGTGGTCATCGCTGTGTTCACCAGCCGGGCCCTAAGAGCCCCTCAGAACTTGTTTTTAGTGTCCTTAGCATGTGCAGACATTCTAGTGGCCACTCTGGTGATGCCCTTTTCTCTGGCTAATGAACTGATGGGATATTGGTACTTTGGTCAAGTATGGTGTGAGATCTACCTGGCCCTGGATGTTCTGTTCTGCACCTCATCCATCACGCATCTGTGTGCCATAAGTCTGGACAGATACTGGTCGGTCACTCAAGCCATTGAGTACAACTCGAAAAGGACACCACGCAGGATCAAATGTATAGTGTTATTCGTGTGGGTGCTGGCTGCCATTATATCATTCCCACCTCTCATTTCGATGGAGAAGGAAGGGGCCAAAGAGGAGGGTCCCACATGTAAGATCAATGAGGAGAAGTGGTACATCATATTCTCCAGCACCGCCTCATTCTTCGCCCCCTGTGTGATCATGATTCTGGTGTACGTTCGAATTTACCAGGTTGCAAAGAAGAGAACCAGGGCCCCTCCGGGTGAAAGGAGAAGGGAAAACGATAATCCAGATAAAAGTCAGTATGGCTTAGTTCAGCAGGACCCcctagagagagggaacagagaaggaggtagagatggagtggaggagggtgaggagatCAATGGAATAGACGTGGAGGAAGAGTGCTCCTCGTCTGATGGGAATGAGAACCAGTGCTCCATCAAAATGAAGCTGAGCAAGGGAAAGACCAAAGTGAGTCAGGTGAAACCAGGAGACCTGTCCCCTAAAGATTATGATGCACAGCAGTGTGTGAAAGTGAGCCGGTGGAAAGGAAGGCAGAACAGAGAGAAGCGCTTCACCTTTGTTCTGGCTGTGGTCATGGGAGTGTTTGTTGTCTGCTGGTTCCCCTTCTTCTTCACGTACACACTCACCGCCATATGTGACTCCTGCTGTGTCCCTGAGACATTGTTCAATTTCTTCTTCTGGTTGGCATACTGCAATAGCTCGCTGAATCCAGTCATTTACACTATATTCAACAATGACTTCAGGAGGTCTTTCAAAAAGATCCTTTGCAAGAAGGATAGACGAGGGCTATGAATACACTTTTTTTTGGACTAGCTACTGTTTCCTGTCTGAATACAGATTTAATTGTTTACAAGTTGGAGTCATGTACAGTCTCTCACGGAAAGAAAAGATAACTCTTGGGAAATAATTGTTTGTCAATTCTGTACATTTGTGTCAATGTACAATAGTTGTGAGATCATTACAATCTTTAATCCCACCAGATACATTTAGATGTATTTGACATTTCATGTTTATTACTTCACGCTTATTTTGTGAGGGAGATGGCTTATATCTCCATGGATGATGCTTAATGTTATTATGTAGGCTATAATTCTGTCATGCATAATTGATTAGCTGTGCAGATTGTCCGGGAGCATATGTAATTTATGTATTATGAATAAACATATTTAAACATGTATTCCCTGAATTTTACAGTATGTTCTATCAGTGTACGTTCGTTGGGGTACCCATTGAGTTTTAGGGATATTATTGTTGTAGATTAAGTAAATGTTCCAGAAAACAAATACTCAAACTAAAAACACTACGCTCTAAACGTTTTCATTCTATTCTACCTGTCGAATAAGGACAATCATGTTTCAACCACAACTGGGTTTCCTTCATGTACCATATTGCACAGAGGCACAGACCCAGAAGAGCCAACAGAAAGAGATCCCTGGGTTCCCACAGGGCAAGATAGACTGAATCATCTACTGTGTCCTTATCAGTAGAGAGAAGAAACACCATGCCAATAATCCACCCACAATCAACAGATTTTATGGCGCATACTGTATACAGTGTATTATTTATATGATCTTTCGCTCACAGCCTGCCAATATGCATGATGCACACAAAAGAAAAAGAGGTTATCACCTTTTTTTCAGTAAAACATCAGTACATTAAGCGATGGATGTTGGATTTCTGCCATCAGAGAGAAGTTAATTATGTTAGTGATGCACACGAGTAACTGCAACCCTTGTCGATGATCTACAGCAAAATTAACTATATTGCTCATAAATCAAAATATGCATGTAGTTGCCTTCACTTCCCTCTTTCTGGGGTCTTGCATTTACTTTATCTCCACCATTTCAGGTATCTTGAAAGAAAACAACTAATAGAATAACTCTATCGCCTTATCAGTGTGACTGAAAGTGTGTGACTATAACAGTAATTTTTCTGCTAACATTATCACATAAGTGAGAATTATGCAACATACCGTGGAACTCTCCTTTAATTCATCACACAACATATTCTGTTACTCATCAGGCTAATCGGACTAGAAAT belongs to Coregonus clupeaformis isolate EN_2021a chromosome 1, ASM2061545v1, whole genome shotgun sequence and includes:
- the LOC121583134 gene encoding alpha-2A adrenergic receptor-like; amino-acid sequence: MGCDNLTNSNKTLPGRLPYTVQTSVPLTILVGILILLTVFGNVLVVIAVFTSRALRAPQNLFLVSLACADILVATLVMPFSLANELMGYWYFGQVWCEIYLALDVLFCTSSITHLCAISLDRYWSVTQAIEYNSKRTPRRIKCIVLFVWVLAAIISFPPLISMEKEGAKEEGPTCKINEEKWYIIFSSTASFFAPCVIMILVYVRIYQVAKKRTRAPPGERRRENDNPDKSQYGLVQQDPLERGNREGGRDGVEEGEEINGIDVEEECSSSDGNENQCSIKMKLSKGKTKVSQVKPGDLSPKDYDAQQCVKVSRWKGRQNREKRFTFVLAVVMGVFVVCWFPFFFTYTLTAICDSCCVPETLFNFFFWLAYCNSSLNPVIYTIFNNDFRRSFKKILCKKDRRGL